In Humulus lupulus chromosome 7, drHumLupu1.1, whole genome shotgun sequence, the following are encoded in one genomic region:
- the LOC133791558 gene encoding uncharacterized mitochondrial protein AtMg00810-like — MSHGFSRGNADNTLFIRYLTEGIFVAQIYVDDIIFGSTCASEIPKFVDLMTSEFEMSLIGDLSNFPGLQIKQLETGIFISQSKYTRNMLEKFGLGNSKHAHTPIGTTTKLTKDETGEYVDPTMYRSMIGSLLYLTASRPGISCSIGMCA, encoded by the coding sequence ATGTCACATGGTTTCTCTAGAGGAAATGCAGacaacaccctgttcatcaggtaCTTAACTGAAGGTATATTTGTGGCCCAaatatatgtggacgatattatTTTTGGTTCAACTTGTGCAAGTGAAATTCCTAAGTTTGTTGACCTCATGACTAGTGAATTCGAAATGAGCTTAATTGGGGATCTTAGCAATTTCCCAGGACTTCAAATCAAACAATTAGAGACTGGTATTTTCATTTCTCAATCCAAGTATACCAGAAACATGTTAGAGAAGTTTGGTCTAGGAAACTCAAAGCACGCCCATACACCCATAGGCACAACTACTAAGTTGACCAAAGATGAAACTGGCGAGTATGTAGATCCAACTATGTACAGAAGTATGATAGGAAGTCTCCTCTACTTAACTGCAAGTCGTCCTGGCATTAGTTGTAGTATTGGAATGTGTGCTTGA